One segment of bacterium BMS3Abin08 DNA contains the following:
- a CDS encoding putative zinc ribbon domain protein, with the protein MMQPHGPFCQSCAMPMEKPDMFGANTDGSKSEEYCTYCFKNGNFTDPDISMQDMIDKCVTIMDQRKIMTEDQARDLMTKTIPTLKRWK; encoded by the coding sequence ATGATGCAACCCCACGGTCCATTTTGTCAAAGCTGTGCTATGCCGATGGAAAAACCCGATATGTTCGGTGCCAATACGGATGGCTCTAAATCAGAGGAGTACTGCACGTACTGTTTCAAGAACGGCAATTTCACGGATCCAGACATCTCCATGCAGGACATGATCGACAAGTGTGTGACCATCATGGATCAACGAAAAATCATGACTGAAGACCAGGCGCGAGATCTGATGACTAAAACCATTCCAACTCTTAAACGATGGAAGTGA
- the perR_2 gene encoding peroxide-responsive repressor PerR, which produces MIFPNISFDTVNRTLLTFARVGIVNIVEGFGDPKRFDPDNASHHHFRCLKCNNIIDFHSKSCDNVKVPEEIKGQFVVLRKRVCIEGICDQCQ; this is translated from the coding sequence ATGATCTTTCCCAACATCTCATTCGATACTGTAAACAGAACACTCCTGACTTTTGCAAGGGTTGGAATTGTTAATATTGTTGAGGGATTCGGTGATCCCAAACGATTTGATCCGGACAATGCCAGCCACCATCATTTCAGGTGTCTTAAATGTAATAATATAATAGACTTCCACAGCAAATCCTGTGACAATGTAAAGGTTCCCGAAGAAATTAAAGGGCAGTTTGTTGTATTAAGAAAGAGAGTGTGCATTGAGGGTATTTGCGACCAATGCCAATAA
- the adeC gene encoding adenine deaminase — translation MKVISGNIVDVLNSEIYPGTIGITDGRISSIAKEDRGYENFIIPPLVDSHIHIESSMMVPSEFARLAVRHGTVAVVSDPHEIANVLGLEGVRFMIRNGKGVPFKFYFGAPSCVPATGFETSGAELGTEEIEELLKETDIRYLSEMMNFPAVLDRQPGVMAKIELTQRYGKRIDGHAPGLRGDALKRYIEAGITTDHETLGYEEGLEKLRMGMKLQIREGSAVRNFDELIPLIEDYPDDCMFCSDDKHPDDLAAGHINELVRRALGMGYDRMKVLQCASVNPVRHYKLDVGLLQRGDYADFVVIDNLDDFNILSTCINGEVVYEGNRSFLPEVPVEALNNFRAETKAISAFEVKMSGERIRVIEAIDGQIMTRSISGRPKTSGAFVVSDRDRDILKIAVVNRYVDTAPSVAFVRGFGLKRGAIATSVCHDSHNIIVVGVSDRDIQQAVNLIVEKKGGLSAANGGMQKVLPLPVAGLMSGRDGTVIAGEYVEMDRLAKELGSGLSAPYMTLSFMSLLVIPELKLGDRGLFDGTRFEFVDLFINGG, via the coding sequence ATGAAGGTAATTTCAGGGAATATAGTGGATGTCCTTAACTCAGAGATCTATCCCGGCACGATCGGGATAACAGATGGCAGGATATCAAGCATTGCAAAAGAAGACAGGGGATATGAAAACTTTATAATCCCTCCCCTGGTGGACTCACATATCCATATCGAGAGTTCAATGATGGTTCCCTCTGAGTTTGCAAGGCTTGCAGTGCGGCATGGAACAGTGGCTGTCGTATCCGACCCACACGAGATAGCAAATGTCCTTGGGTTGGAGGGCGTAAGATTCATGATTCGCAACGGCAAGGGCGTGCCCTTTAAATTTTATTTTGGCGCACCTTCCTGTGTTCCTGCAACGGGGTTCGAGACATCGGGTGCTGAACTCGGGACTGAGGAGATTGAAGAACTGCTGAAAGAGACGGATATAAGGTATCTCAGTGAGATGATGAATTTCCCGGCGGTTTTAGACAGGCAGCCCGGGGTGATGGCGAAGATAGAACTTACACAAAGATACGGAAAGAGGATAGACGGCCACGCTCCTGGATTGAGGGGAGATGCCCTGAAGAGATACATCGAGGCGGGTATCACAACCGACCATGAAACCCTTGGGTACGAAGAGGGGCTTGAAAAACTGAGGATGGGGATGAAGCTGCAGATAAGGGAGGGTTCTGCTGTCAGGAACTTTGACGAACTGATCCCTCTCATTGAGGACTATCCCGACGACTGCATGTTCTGCAGTGATGACAAACACCCCGATGACCTTGCAGCAGGGCATATCAATGAGCTTGTCAGGAGGGCGCTGGGGATGGGCTATGACAGGATGAAGGTTCTGCAATGTGCCTCTGTTAATCCTGTCAGGCATTACAAGCTCGATGTCGGGCTCCTTCAGAGAGGTGATTATGCCGACTTTGTCGTAATTGACAATCTTGACGATTTCAATATTCTCAGTACCTGTATCAATGGAGAGGTTGTTTATGAAGGTAACAGGTCCTTCCTGCCCGAGGTCCCTGTTGAGGCTCTCAATAACTTCAGGGCGGAAACAAAGGCGATATCGGCCTTTGAGGTGAAGATGTCGGGAGAAAGGATCAGGGTTATTGAGGCAATAGATGGACAGATCATGACAAGGAGCATATCAGGGCGCCCGAAGACTTCCGGTGCTTTTGTCGTATCTGACCGGGACAGGGACATACTCAAGATAGCCGTTGTTAACCGGTATGTGGATACGGCACCCTCCGTTGCCTTTGTAAGGGGCTTTGGCCTGAAAAGGGGAGCTATCGCCACCTCAGTCTGCCATGACTCACATAACATCATAGTCGTCGGTGTCTCGGACAGGGATATACAGCAGGCGGTAAACCTCATAGTTGAGAAAAAGGGCGGGCTGTCCGCAGCAAATGGCGGGATGCAGAAGGTGCTGCCTCTTCCCGTTGCCGGGCTGATGTCCGGCAGGGACGGGACGGTAATAGCCGGGGAGTATGTTGAAATGGACAGGCTTGCAAAGGAACTCGGGTCCGGGTTGAGTGCGCCTTACATGACCCTCTCCTTTATGTCCCTGCTGGTGATTCCCGAGCTGAAACTCGGCGACAGGGGGCTCTTTGACGGGACGAGGTTTGAGTTTGTTGACCTGTTCATAAACGGTGGGTAG
- the tatA_1 gene encoding sec-independent protein translocase protein TatA: MFGLGVQELIIVLAIAGILFGGKKLPELGKGIGQAIKGFKKTMSETEEDLVSHDKPAGKSTNE; encoded by the coding sequence ATGTTTGGACTTGGAGTGCAGGAACTGATTATTGTTTTGGCCATTGCAGGCATCCTTTTTGGTGGCAAGAAGTTGCCGGAATTAGGGAAGGGGATCGGACAGGCAATTAAAGGCTTTAAGAAGACAATGTCTGAAACTGAGGAAGATCTGGTAAGCCATGATAAACCTGCCGGAAAAAGCACAAATGAATAA
- the pgsA_1 gene encoding CDP-diacylglycerol--glycerol-3-phosphate 3-phosphatidyltransferase, whose product MSYLNIPNALTTLRIILIPVFVGALVYKKNDYALIIFIFAAVTDFFDGLIARMRNQQTKLGRFLDPVADKFLLVTAFVLFAVYGLVPKWLSITVISRDIIIVTGWLMLYLTSHGTRIEPTILGKLANAFQLILLAYILLELNLRDAGIPEPDILIIITAVLTVSSGIHYIYRGLT is encoded by the coding sequence TTGTCTTATCTAAATATACCTAATGCGTTAACAACACTAAGGATTATCCTTATTCCTGTTTTCGTAGGAGCCCTTGTATACAAGAAAAACGATTATGCCCTGATTATCTTTATTTTTGCGGCTGTAACCGATTTTTTTGACGGTCTGATTGCACGCATGAGAAACCAGCAGACCAAACTGGGCAGGTTCCTTGACCCGGTAGCAGACAAGTTCCTGCTCGTTACGGCATTTGTACTCTTTGCAGTTTACGGGCTTGTGCCCAAATGGCTGAGCATCACGGTTATAAGCAGGGATATAATAATAGTTACGGGATGGCTTATGCTCTATCTCACCAGCCACGGGACAAGGATTGAGCCAACCATACTCGGAAAGCTTGCAAACGCCTTTCAACTGATCCTGCTTGCATACATACTCCTGGAGTTAAACCTCCGGGATGCCGGGATACCTGAACCGGACATCCTGATCATTATTACAGCGGTCTTAACCGTTTCCTCAGGAATACACTACATATACAGGGGGCTGACCTGA
- the ynaI gene encoding low conductance mechanosensitive channel YnaI has product MFENIMQITFLQNRILDYLVFFSILLVGILTIRIFRHLVLSRLRAWAEKTATDIDDFLIQGFEKTLLPILYFGIFYLSTRSLTLNAALNKIIYTLGVIVLTLFGIRFLVALINYSIETYLLKKEKDAIRERNLKGIITVIKVVIWGLGITFLLDNLGFKISSVIAGLGIGGVAVALAAQAVLGDLFSYFAIFFDRPFEVGDFIIVGEYMGSIEDIGIKTTRIRSLGGEQLVFSNTDLTNSRVRNYKRMEKRRVVFKLGVTYQTSLQQLKEIPLIITGIIKKINDTAFDRAHFSSYGDFSLIFEVVYYVIGSDYNKYMNIQQEINLEIMEEFEKRRIEFAYPTQTIFLEKSQTN; this is encoded by the coding sequence ATGTTTGAAAACATTATGCAGATAACGTTTCTCCAGAATCGCATCCTGGACTATCTGGTTTTTTTCTCGATTCTTCTTGTCGGTATCCTCACTATCCGGATATTCAGACATCTTGTCCTGAGCCGTCTCAGGGCATGGGCAGAGAAAACAGCCACGGATATAGACGATTTTTTGATTCAAGGCTTTGAAAAGACACTGCTGCCCATCCTTTATTTCGGGATATTTTATTTGTCCACACGCAGTTTGACCCTGAACGCCGCCTTAAACAAAATTATATATACCCTGGGAGTGATTGTCTTAACTCTCTTTGGTATTCGCTTTTTAGTGGCACTGATCAACTATTCAATCGAGACCTATTTGTTAAAGAAGGAGAAAGATGCGATCAGGGAGCGCAATCTCAAAGGAATCATTACAGTAATAAAGGTAGTTATCTGGGGTCTTGGCATCACATTTCTCCTTGATAACTTAGGGTTTAAAATCTCCTCTGTAATTGCCGGCTTAGGCATCGGCGGTGTAGCGGTTGCCCTGGCGGCCCAGGCGGTTTTAGGAGACCTGTTCAGTTACTTTGCCATATTCTTTGACCGACCGTTTGAGGTCGGTGATTTTATCATCGTTGGAGAATACATGGGAAGCATCGAGGACATCGGTATTAAAACCACGAGAATACGCAGCTTGGGCGGAGAACAGTTAGTCTTTTCCAACACTGATCTCACTAATTCAAGAGTGCGTAACTATAAAAGGATGGAAAAGCGTCGCGTGGTTTTTAAGCTTGGCGTTACTTATCAGACCAGTCTACAGCAGTTGAAAGAGATACCGCTAATAATAACGGGCATCATAAAGAAGATTAACGATACAGCCTTCGATCGTGCTCATTTTTCCTCCTACGGGGATTTCAGTCTCATCTTTGAAGTCGTTTATTATGTTATCGGCAGTGACTATAATAAGTACATGAATATTCAGCAGGAAATCAACCTTGAAATCATGGAGGAGTTTGAAAAACGCAGGATCGAATTTGCTTACCCGACACAGACGATATTTTTAGAGAAGTCCCAAACAAATTAG
- the rbr gene encoding rubrerythrin: MEKSIKGTKTEKNLLASFAGESQARNRYTYFASVARKAGFEQIAAIFLETADNEKEHAKRFFEFLEGGDVEITASYPAGVIGDTVANLKAAADGENLEWTKLYKEAETTAREEGFQEIAVLFKEIAEVEEEHEKRYRKLMKNVKEGTVFKKDTVVKWKCRNCGYVHEGKEAPQKCPACAHPQAYYELLSENY; the protein is encoded by the coding sequence ATGGAAAAATCAATTAAAGGAACAAAGACGGAAAAGAATCTGCTGGCAAGTTTTGCAGGAGAGTCCCAGGCAAGAAACCGCTATACTTATTTTGCTTCTGTTGCAAGAAAGGCCGGGTTTGAGCAGATAGCAGCGATTTTTTTAGAAACTGCAGATAACGAAAAAGAACACGCCAAAAGGTTTTTTGAATTCCTCGAAGGCGGTGATGTAGAGATTACAGCAAGTTATCCTGCAGGGGTTATAGGAGATACTGTTGCGAATCTAAAAGCAGCAGCAGACGGCGAAAATCTTGAGTGGACAAAACTCTACAAAGAGGCGGAAACAACAGCACGCGAAGAAGGCTTTCAAGAAATCGCCGTTTTATTTAAGGAGATTGCAGAAGTAGAAGAGGAACATGAAAAAAGGTACAGAAAATTAATGAAAAATGTTAAAGAGGGCACAGTATTCAAAAAGGATACCGTAGTTAAATGGAAATGCCGTAACTGTGGATATGTTCATGAAGGAAAAGAAGCACCCCAGAAATGTCCGGCTTGTGCGCACCCACAGGCATATTATGAATTACTGAGCGAGAACTATTAA
- the relG gene encoding toxin RelG produces MTHRIELAGEAESDLEFLHKADRKLFEKVLAKIEFLSDNPKEGRPLAGNHKGEFSFRVGNYRIVYELDNTKHIVYILTVKHRKHVY; encoded by the coding sequence ATGACCCACAGGATTGAACTTGCAGGAGAGGCGGAGTCCGACCTTGAATTCCTTCATAAGGCAGACAGGAAGCTCTTTGAGAAGGTACTTGCCAAGATTGAATTTCTCTCTGATAATCCAAAAGAGGGCAGGCCGCTTGCCGGAAACCACAAAGGTGAATTCTCTTTCAGGGTCGGCAATTACCGCATTGTCTATGAACTTGATAACACCAAGCATATTGTCTATATTCTCACAGTAAAGCATCGGAAACATGTCTACTAA
- a CDS encoding radical SAM superfamily protein, with translation MPAHNGNTVKHVMEGSPAERAGVLPGDKIKSINRHRIRDSIDLLFHSGNPELSISYIRKGKTFRTSVQRDEGEPLGIELNHFTIKRCKNRCIFCFVHQLPAGLRKTLYVKDEDYRMSFLYGNYITLSNLSAADRKRIVEQRLSPLYISVHTTNRDLRNRMLGNNNGVDILKELRRLAKHRIRIHTQVVLCPGYNDGEELVRTINDLQRLYPYVTSIAVVPVGLTRHRKNTLDHVGKDEAAGALGIIADFQKRFLKRYGDPLVYGSDELYIKAGKTFPPLKNYGDFPQIENGVGMVPLFLSRMRKALSALRPSGKHYITITGTSFYPFLKKYTDKIANSVNLKLLPVANRFFGDTVTVTGLLTGRDIIHELSDMAGKADYLLLPDIILRDGEDTLLDSVSVQDLERILEIKVRVIESTPEGLIKGLEE, from the coding sequence ATGCCGGCACACAATGGTAATACCGTCAAGCACGTGATGGAGGGAAGCCCTGCCGAACGTGCAGGGGTCCTCCCCGGCGATAAAATAAAGTCGATCAACCGTCACAGGATCAGAGACTCCATCGACCTTTTATTCCATTCAGGCAATCCTGAACTCAGCATCTCCTATATCAGAAAGGGAAAGACTTTCAGGACAAGTGTTCAGAGAGACGAAGGGGAACCTCTCGGTATTGAATTGAACCACTTTACGATAAAGAGGTGCAAGAACAGATGCATCTTCTGCTTTGTCCATCAACTACCCGCGGGTCTGAGAAAGACCCTCTATGTCAAGGACGAGGATTACCGGATGTCCTTCCTCTACGGCAACTATATAACCCTCTCCAATCTCTCCGCTGCCGACAGGAAGAGGATCGTTGAACAGAGACTCAGCCCCCTTTATATATCCGTTCATACAACAAACAGGGATTTAAGAAACAGGATGCTGGGAAATAACAACGGTGTTGATATTCTTAAAGAACTGAGACGGCTTGCAAAGCACAGGATCAGGATACACACCCAGGTAGTGTTATGTCCGGGATATAACGATGGAGAGGAGCTTGTAAGGACGATCAATGACCTCCAGAGGCTCTACCCCTATGTGACTTCGATTGCAGTGGTTCCCGTGGGACTGACCAGACACAGGAAGAACACCCTCGATCACGTTGGAAAGGACGAGGCAGCCGGAGCGCTCGGGATCATCGCCGACTTTCAGAAGAGATTTCTGAAAAGGTATGGCGACCCCCTCGTTTACGGATCAGACGAGTTATACATAAAGGCGGGTAAGACGTTCCCACCACTGAAAAACTATGGTGATTTTCCACAGATAGAAAACGGTGTAGGCATGGTCCCTTTATTTTTATCAAGGATGAGGAAGGCGCTTTCCGCCTTAAGGCCGTCGGGGAAGCATTATATCACCATAACAGGCACCTCGTTCTATCCCTTCCTCAAAAAATACACTGATAAAATTGCCAACAGCGTGAACCTGAAGCTCCTCCCTGTTGCAAACAGGTTTTTCGGAGACACCGTTACAGTGACGGGGCTTCTCACGGGAAGGGACATAATACACGAACTATCCGACATGGCCGGGAAGGCGGACTATCTGCTCCTTCCCGATATCATCCTGAGGGATGGAGAGGATACGCTCCTTGACAGTGTCTCGGTACAGGACCTGGAGAGGATCCTTGAGATAAAGGTTCGGGTTATCGAATCAACGCCCGAGGGATTAATAAAAGGACTGGAGGAATGA
- the aroE gene encoding shikimate dehydrogenase, which translates to MEINARTKLICLIGNPVEHSFSPNMHNAAFDQLGLNFCYLALKVEKEDLGEALKGVKAMNFWGMNVTIPHKEAVIPLLDEVEEEAEFIGAVNTVKRVDDRLVGYNTDGRGFMESLKESGINPGGMNVFMLGAGGASRAVSYHLSKVASKIFIFDTDQKKGLMLVRDLKRVNDNVVLTGDKKNIKSADIVINATPLGLREDDPLPVESDLLTKRKVVCDLIYWETPLLKTARERGCTVMNGLGMLLWQGVLAFTIWTGVNPPVDLMRDTLMRQIEKKRADSY; encoded by the coding sequence ATGGAAATAAACGCAAGGACAAAGCTCATATGTCTCATCGGGAACCCCGTTGAACACAGCTTTTCGCCGAACATGCATAACGCAGCCTTTGATCAGCTGGGACTGAACTTCTGTTACCTGGCGCTGAAGGTAGAAAAGGAAGACCTCGGGGAGGCCCTGAAGGGGGTAAAGGCCATGAATTTCTGGGGTATGAACGTCACTATACCTCACAAGGAAGCCGTGATTCCCCTCCTTGACGAGGTCGAAGAAGAGGCTGAGTTTATCGGTGCGGTAAACACTGTAAAACGAGTCGATGACAGACTGGTGGGTTACAACACCGACGGACGTGGTTTTATGGAATCCTTAAAGGAGTCAGGTATTAATCCCGGCGGGATGAACGTCTTCATGCTCGGTGCAGGTGGTGCATCAAGGGCGGTAAGCTACCATCTCTCGAAGGTAGCCTCAAAAATCTTTATCTTCGATACAGACCAGAAGAAGGGTCTCATGCTGGTAAGGGACCTCAAAAGGGTAAATGACAACGTTGTGCTTACCGGGGACAAAAAGAACATCAAATCAGCCGACATCGTTATAAATGCTACACCCCTTGGCCTCAGGGAGGACGATCCCCTTCCGGTAGAGTCTGATCTCTTAACCAAACGGAAGGTTGTATGTGACCTTATCTACTGGGAAACTCCCCTTCTAAAAACGGCAAGGGAGCGCGGGTGTACGGTCATGAACGGTCTTGGCATGCTCCTCTGGCAGGGGGTGCTCGCCTTTACGATCTGGACGGGTGTGAATCCACCTGTCGATCTAATGAGGGATACACTAATGAGGCAGATAGAGAAGAAAAGGGCAGACAGCTATTAA
- the relF_2 gene encoding antitoxin RelF, protein MTKTIPLAEAKKSLSAIVRDVDEKYDRFAITKNGVEKAVILSSDEFEGLMETLDILSRKEEREAIARAKKQVRKGKTVSLGDFKSRLKLK, encoded by the coding sequence ATGACAAAGACTATCCCGCTCGCAGAGGCAAAAAAGAGCCTCTCTGCAATTGTAAGAGATGTTGATGAAAAATATGACCGTTTTGCCATAACAAAAAACGGCGTTGAGAAAGCCGTTATTCTCAGCAGTGACGAATTTGAAGGCCTGATGGAAACACTCGATATTCTCTCCCGTAAAGAAGAAAGAGAAGCGATAGCACGGGCAAAAAAACAGGTCAGAAAAGGCAAAACCGTATCCCTCGGAGATTTCAAATCAAGGTTAAAGCTTAAATGA
- the copA_2 gene encoding copper-exporting P-type ATPase A, which translates to MAKDPVCGMEVKSPSEYSAEVGGTEYDFCSEKCKNDFLSNPDKYIKPVNSSGATYNITSGGIEKLDIPIIGIHCSSCIPTIESEIKKLPGINLAKVNIATENARVEFNRKEVDAESIISAIKRAGYKAGQSSLSLGIVGMYCASCVTKIENELNSLPGVLSASVDLATEKAFIKYLPNLINIKELKNTIEKLGYKTVEPAGEHPVKETPSEKGEAEKEPVDENQLAREKEYKTLMEKFIFAAALGIPFLIISYADFLGLPEAFREGSPTLHYLWIAMSVLSLPIMFWSGSQFYTGAWAAFRNRSANMHTLVSTGISAAWIYSTIATFFPGIFPKAELANQFFDAIAIVVALVVLGMALEIRAKGKSSEAMKKLIGLQAKTARVIRNGQESDIPIEEVVLDEIILVRPGEKIPVDGEIVEGSSSIDEAMITGEAIPVEKVENDEVIGGTINKTGSFKFRATKVGKDTTLSQIIGMVEQAQSSKAPIQKIVDRVAGYFVPSVIIIAIMAFVGWYDFGPQPNLIYALIVFVTVLIIACPCALGIATPVSLMVGVGKGAENGILIRSGDALETAQKLDAIVLDKTGTITEGKPSLTDVITVKGFSEDEVLGLSASVEKASEHPLGEALLKGASDKSLALYEPKEFDAIPGHGVEALVEEKKILLGNIKLMKKHSIEIGDLEEKSKQLADDGKTPMFLAIDGKAAGIVAVADIVKPDSKAAIAKLKKLGLEVVMITGDNERTARAIAKQVDVDRVFAEVLPQEKAFNVQRMQHEGKIVGMVGDGLNDAPALAQADIGFAIGAGTDVAIEASDITLIKGSLKSVALAIELSRATMKNIKQNLVGAFFYNGLGIPVAAGLLYPFFGILLSPIIAGAAMAFSSVTVVTNANRLRRFKPKTV; encoded by the coding sequence ATGGCAAAAGACCCGGTATGCGGCATGGAAGTTAAATCGCCGTCTGAATATTCCGCAGAAGTTGGGGGCACAGAATATGATTTCTGTTCGGAAAAATGTAAAAATGATTTTCTGTCGAACCCGGATAAATATATCAAACCGGTAAATTCCTCCGGGGCGACGTATAATATCACGAGCGGAGGAATTGAAAAATTAGACATTCCGATAATCGGCATTCATTGCAGCTCGTGCATCCCCACGATAGAGAGCGAGATTAAAAAACTTCCCGGTATTAATTTAGCGAAAGTGAATATAGCCACGGAAAACGCGCGAGTAGAGTTCAATAGAAAAGAGGTCGACGCTGAAAGTATAATTTCAGCTATTAAAAGGGCTGGCTATAAAGCCGGTCAGTCAAGTTTAAGCCTGGGAATCGTTGGCATGTATTGCGCTTCATGCGTTACAAAGATAGAAAACGAGTTAAATAGTCTCCCGGGTGTTCTTTCCGCCAGTGTTGACCTCGCCACAGAAAAAGCCTTCATTAAATACCTGCCTAATTTGATCAATATAAAAGAACTTAAAAACACCATTGAAAAGCTTGGATATAAAACAGTCGAACCGGCAGGAGAACACCCGGTGAAAGAAACGCCTTCTGAAAAAGGGGAGGCCGAGAAAGAACCGGTAGACGAAAACCAGTTGGCGAGAGAGAAAGAGTACAAGACTTTGATGGAAAAGTTCATCTTTGCCGCAGCCCTGGGCATTCCATTCTTAATAATAAGCTATGCAGATTTTCTGGGACTGCCCGAAGCGTTCAGAGAAGGCTCTCCGACGCTGCATTATTTATGGATTGCGATGAGCGTTTTAAGTCTGCCGATTATGTTTTGGAGCGGTTCTCAATTTTACACGGGAGCCTGGGCCGCGTTCAGGAATCGTTCGGCGAATATGCACACATTGGTCTCTACCGGTATAAGTGCGGCCTGGATATATTCCACAATAGCTACCTTCTTTCCGGGAATCTTTCCAAAAGCGGAACTCGCAAACCAGTTTTTCGACGCGATCGCCATAGTGGTGGCCTTAGTCGTTCTCGGTATGGCGCTTGAAATCAGAGCCAAGGGAAAAAGCTCTGAAGCGATGAAAAAACTCATAGGACTGCAGGCAAAAACGGCGAGAGTTATCAGGAACGGCCAGGAATCGGATATTCCGATAGAAGAGGTGGTTTTAGATGAAATTATATTAGTCAGGCCCGGAGAAAAAATTCCTGTAGACGGTGAGATTGTAGAAGGCTCCTCGTCGATTGACGAAGCGATGATTACCGGCGAAGCGATACCCGTAGAAAAGGTGGAGAACGACGAAGTGATAGGTGGTACGATAAATAAAACCGGTTCGTTCAAATTCAGGGCCACCAAAGTCGGAAAGGATACCACCCTTTCGCAAATCATCGGCATGGTAGAACAGGCGCAGAGTTCAAAAGCCCCCATACAGAAGATTGTCGATAGAGTAGCCGGGTACTTTGTTCCCAGCGTTATTATTATCGCTATTATGGCCTTTGTAGGCTGGTATGATTTTGGTCCGCAGCCTAATCTGATTTACGCCTTGATAGTTTTTGTTACCGTCTTGATAATCGCCTGCCCCTGCGCACTGGGCATAGCAACACCCGTCTCCTTGATGGTAGGCGTCGGAAAAGGAGCGGAGAACGGCATATTAATCAGAAGCGGCGATGCCCTGGAAACGGCACAGAAGTTAGACGCTATTGTCCTGGATAAAACCGGTACCATCACCGAGGGGAAGCCTTCGCTTACCGACGTTATAACCGTGAAGGGTTTCAGCGAAGATGAAGTATTGGGTTTATCCGCCAGTGTTGAGAAGGCTTCCGAACACCCGCTGGGCGAAGCACTCCTGAAAGGAGCCTCCGATAAATCTCTTGCGTTGTACGAACCGAAAGAATTCGATGCGATTCCGGGTCATGGCGTAGAGGCGCTTGTGGAAGAGAAAAAAATACTTTTAGGAAATATCAAGCTGATGAAAAAGCACTCGATTGAAATAGGCGATTTGGAAGAAAAGAGCAAACAGTTAGCCGACGACGGCAAAACTCCGATGTTTCTGGCAATTGACGGAAAGGCCGCGGGAATAGTTGCGGTCGCCGACATTGTAAAACCCGATTCCAAAGCGGCTATCGCTAAATTGAAAAAATTGGGATTGGAAGTGGTAATGATAACCGGTGATAACGAAAGAACGGCCAGGGCAATTGCTAAACAAGTGGACGTCGACCGGGTGTTTGCAGAAGTTTTACCGCAGGAAAAGGCCTTTAATGTACAGAGAATGCAGCATGAAGGCAAAATTGTGGGAATGGTGGGTGACGGACTTAACGATGCCCCCGCTTTAGCTCAGGCCGATATCGGATTTGCGATAGGAGCAGGCACGGACGTAGCCATAGAGGCCTCCGATATTACGCTGATTAAAGGAAGCCTGAAAAGCGTTGCTCTTGCCATCGAGCTTTCCAGGGCTACAATGAAAAACATCAAACAAAATCTGGTCGGTGCATTTTTCTACAACGGACTTGGAATACCGGTAGCCGCGGGTCTCCTATATCCTTTCTTCGGCATTTTATTATCACCGATAATCGCCGGAGCCGCAATGGCTTTCAGCTCGGTTACGGTAGTTACAAACGCAAACCGTTTGAGAAGATTTAAACCTAAGACTGTTTAA